From the Actinomadura luzonensis genome, the window GCCGTCGGCGTCCACGCCGGTCACCAGGAAGCCGCCCTCGTGCAGCAGCCCCTGCCGGGCGGGGTCGAGGCCGAAGTCGCAGTAGTACTCCTCGTCCGTCTCGCCGCGCCCGTAGAGGGCGGCCGCCCGGGAGCCGGGGGTCAGGGTCACCGGCAGGGTCTTGCCGGCGAGGGAGCAGGTCAGCTCGGAGACGAAGAGCGTGGAGGCGTACGGGTCGTACTCGGCGTGCTGGGCGTCGGCGTAACCGAGCACGTGGCGGGCGTACTCGATGATCATGTGCTGGCAGCCGCCGCACGTCCCCAGGGTGGGGACGCCGTGCTCGCGCCCGTGCCGGAGGGCGGCGAGCGCGCCGGCCAGGCTCCGGTACGGGCTGCCGGGCGCGCACCACAACACGTCGGCGGCCGCCACCTC encodes:
- a CDS encoding CTP synthase C-terminal region-related (seleno)protein is translated as MHRTSLRVAVIGDRDPAFRPHAATDDALAHAAAHLGVELDVRWLPTEPLASGLAEVAAADVLWCAPGSPYRSLAGALAALRHGREHGVPTLGTCGGCQHMIIEYARHVLGYADAQHAEYDPYASTLFVSELTCSLAGKTLPVTLTPGSRAAALYGRGETDEEYYCDFGLDPARQGLLHEGGFLVTGVDADGEARVLELPGHPYYVATLFVPQTRSRPGAPHPLVTGLLRAAL